CGTAGCAGCAAAGAAATGGAATTTTGTAAAGATTATTACTAGAATAAATTTCAAAAAGAAACTTTGATCACTGATTGCACGTTTTGTCCCTAATACGATGAAGTCTGTGTTGCCTCTAGTTTTACGTACTCTTGATGGCAAAACGTGGCAAAACCAAAAGCAACAATACGTTGACTTGGTCAAAGGAGGGGCAATGGGGGGCAAAGTTGAAAAATATGAGAGCAGACATACATGTAGAGACCAAAGTAGGACCGAACTGTAAAGACCTCAATGTTCCAATAAACGCATAGCGAGGTCGAATCCACTATTCTAACAAAGAACAAAGTGAAACATAGGAGACGTGCAACTTTAACCACTACTTTCTATGGTTACATGATAATCGAACGATTAAACGCGTTCTACGACAGCACACATCTAAAACCGAATGGTAGTGCAAACATTGTTCGTCGGAGCAAATAAATCAAATCATCATCCTATTCTGTTGAGATATTGAGAATGATGCAAAATCTCCAGCCTGATTTGTAAGATTGAGATTACACAGCACATACACTCCATGTGGGGTATGGACCAGATAGCTAGGTTATCTAATCCTGTTCTAATCTGATGGGGTTAAGCCAATGGCATACCAATCTGAAGCGCCTAGTCGCGGCTGGGACCTGGAGCTAGGACAGGACCGACCTTCTTGATGCTCGCCACGGACTCGATGTCAACGGCTGCACGCAGCTCAAGGCTGCACTTGTATTCGTTCCAGGACCAGTGCGGCTGACGTGTGGACCCGCCTTAGCCGCTGCGGCGAGAAGTTATTCAGGGCTGTCGTTTCTAGCCAGTAGCCAAGCTCAAAAGATTTCCAAGGACTCATTAGTCTAACCCAACTACCCAAGTCGCTGCAGGTGATAACTAGACGTGGTTATGAGGGAGTAGAAATGAATGAAATCTTGTTGGGAGCACAAGCGATTTTCTTTGGCTTTGTTTAGATGAGGTGAAAaggggagaaaaagtcacatcagtcactgtagcacactgtaacacttttcgtttgtttgtgataaatattgtcctaccatgacataactaggctcaaaagattcgtctcgcaacgtacatcaaaactatgcaattagttttttttatttaactacatttagtactccatgcatgtgttattttctatatttaatgtttcgatgtgataggagatgtgatggaaaatttagaaatttggtgggaactaaacacaccctttgtGGCTTCCCAGGGGGAAGCACGTGAGACCTGCGGTAGAAAAAACCTTTTGCATCATTCCATACACGATACACCTCTACTGCCAGAGCCCAGAGTATTATTCTAGAGGTACCGCTCCCCACTGCATCTGCACCCGTGCGCATCACAACGCATTGCTTCCACAGGTGAAAGAGTGAGGCCAAAGAGATTGAAAGTTTGCATTCtcgagaagtattagaaaaaaaaggttgcaggtttttcttattcttgcaacacgatagagagagagagagaagaacaATAATAGCAATGGCACTGTCAGAGGAGTTGCCATCACGTACAGCTCCTGATGCGTGAAGGATGGTGGTGAGTGAGTGGTGACTCCTGACTGGTGACAAACTGGCAATGCCGCGGCGTGGCACCATAGGATTCAGTTCTGACCTGCTGCTATCGACGGGATCATGATCATCACGACCACTAGTCTTTATCAGGTGAATGCGGGTGCCAAGAACTAAGATTTTATGAGATGTCATGTGATGTATATTATTTTACGCCTGGATCCCGCGGACCGGAGCAAGGTCCGGCGGTCCCAGGCGGATCCGGCGACGAGGTCAGGAGAATCGGCAGCGGTGGCACGGGCACCACGGCGACGACCGGAGCTGAGGGAGCACCACGAGCGGCTGACGAGACCAACCTTGGGAAGCAGCAGCGCCAGCTGTTATGTTCCTGACCTGGACAGAGCAAAGCAATCGGTTATGTCCCGGTCAATTTCCTAGATATGTTCTTCACCAGGCTCGGATAGAGATTTCGTGGGCAACTTGCCAGATCCCAGTTTGCTAGGGTAGAGTGTTGAAAAACAGAGAAGCAGAAAACATCTGATTGCAAATGGATTCACAGGGAAACATCAGGTCAAATTATCAGAAGTCGACTCAAGTGCATCTGGCCTAACATGGTCCGGATAAACCTAATGGGAGTTGCAAATGTCCaaggaagcaaaaaaaaaagggaaatgaCTATGTACAGCTCGGCAATTAGAACGGGGCACACCCTATATTGGACAAATCCCCCGGATGGTTCAAAGATGGTCGATTTTCTGGGTTTTCACCAAATTTGGTATCTTCTCTTTTCAACCTGTGTTCACCGATTTCGAGGCACTGAACACGGAGGTCAGACCTGATCTATCACTCCTAGTTTTCCTTAGAATAGTCTATTGGAAGAGATCCACAATTGCACTGCTGCTTCCTCTCATTGGATCTGAGACCTGCTGCTACTTTCAGGCCAATGGAAGCTTGGAGCATTGCTGTATTGTGACAGATCAAATGAAATGGTCTCCACCTACAAAAATGAGCATTAGTATGCACGAACTCTACCAACTCCTGAAAAAGCATAGAGAAGACAAAAACAGAAAGCTTATTTCTGAGCTTACTCCATAAGAGAAAGTTTCTGGAGCACCAGCCGACGTTAACGGCCATCCCTCGTTTACAGGATTCGCCTGGgcctaataaaaaaataaatgaaaacttCATATTTCCAAAACAACAAGTGCTAGCCAAATATACATATTTAATAGCATCACATACATTTGTGGCATCAGTTACGCTGTCAGTTGCAGAGACCACTGTGTTTACGGTGTTTGCGGTGGCATTTCTCCTCTTGTTATATGCCCTtttagttttctttttcaagGTATCAAGAACAGTTGGGGTTGCCAGCTTCTTCTTGCGGGAACGTTTGGACTGGCCTTGGGTAAGATCCCAGCCCTTTGTACTAAGAGAGATGGGCAACGCGTCATCAGTAAAATCCTCGTTCACAGGATTGTATGCAAAGTTGGCTGTTGAAACATGACTGTCAACCCTTTGATCTCTTAGTGACTTCTCATATGAGATCACTTTATCTCTGATTCCCCTCATGATTGACAAAGCATATTCTTTTGATTCTGAGTTCATAGAACCAAACTCCACAACTTCTGCGAAGTATTGGTGGCCAAGTTTGTAGAGATCATCATAGCTTCCTAGTTCCTGATTACTCGCTGAGACAGGTTGGGATATGGAAGCACATGTTTGTTTACAATCCTTACACCAGCGATGAATGATGTATTTTGGTGGAATAATCAGCACAAGCTCCTGTCTCAGTACAGTGAGTGAATGCCTGCACAATATTCCTTTGGATTGGAACAACTGGCAGAGGCACCATATGTCATCTTCAACATTATCATAAACAACCTTGTAGTCTACCTTGGTTGTTTGATTGATATGCTCTGAAACTATGTATGTAACCACTGAATCATTCCGGTCAAGTATACTATAATTGCAATTAAATGAATGCCCTATTTCATTCAAGAACTTCTGAAAGATTTCTGCAGTGTACACCTTTGCGGCTTGATCTTCCACAGGTAACCCTGTCATCATTGGTGGCCTCATCTGCGATGATCTTAAATCTTCATAAGATTCCTTTTCTAACTTATCTTTAACagcttcctcatactgctcaaCAAACATTTTCAAAGAGGTTCCTGACGCCAACCAGCCATCAAAATAGTCTGTAACACTATCACTTCTGTCCATGACAGACAATCCTGCCCAAAATGAATCCTTCACATAAACAGGAGCCCATTGCATCCTGACCTCATATAGTTTAGACAACCATTCATTTCCCTCTAAGCGAAAATGTTGGATGGTATCTTGCCACTCTTTGTCGAAGTCAGGCATAGTAACATAATCATAGGCCAGTGTGATGAATGCAGAAATAACTTCATCCTTACTTTCCATTTCTTCCAACTTTTCAGGAAGCTCATTTAAGATGTGGGAAAGGCAAAAACGGTGTCTTGCATTAGGAAAAACCTTTTTAATAGCTATCGCTACATCATGACAGTAGTTAGTAATTATTGAATGTGGTGGCCTGGCATTCATACATCTTAACCATGTACCAAAAAGCCACACATATGCTCCAAGAGATCTACCCGCAAGCAGACCACATCCTAGTAACACTGGCTGTGCATGGTGGTTAGTCCCCACAAATGACACAAATTGCATATCATACTGATCACTGAAGTTTGTGACATTAATAGCAACAACATCACCAAAGTAATTGTATGAACTGCGCGATTTGGCATCAGCCCAAAAGACATTTCTTAGCTGCCCTTGCTCATTCATATCTAAACTGTAAAAGAAACAAGGGTTTTGGTCTTGCATTTTGTTGAGAAAACCCAACAGGGCCTCTAAGTCTCCTTCTGCAAGCTTCAATTTCCTATTTCTGTCTATCTTGGTTTTAAATTCAATCAGTGCAGATGAAGTTACAGCAGTATCACCACCTCTGCTTGAAAGTGCAACAGCTGAGCTGCTCTGTGGCCCCTCAGATTCAGACATACGGGGTGGATTTAGAGAGAAAGGAGAGTTCTTCAAATGCCTGTTGAATTTAAGCAAGCTCGGATCCAGCGGGTGGTTGTGCTCCAACTCAAGAACAATTACTTCCCAGCGGTTCTGAAAATGTGCATCCTTAACTATCATCTTAGCCTTGCAGCCAGTCTTCATGCCCCGCTTCCTTGCAGGTCTTGTCACACCAGATCTCAGTCTAGACTGCCCTCCTTTGGAACATATGAATGTAGAGCGATAGCGGAAACCATCAAATGTATTGTTAGATCTTCTTGTAATACCAAAACCTGCATGACAGCCGTATGTCACATAGAACTGAAAGGCATCTTCCTCAGAGTCAAATATCATCCCTACTTTTGGCAAACATGCCGGATCTATATCAACAGGTTTGAAGACTTCATTCTCAGCAGCATTTCCTTCTTTCTCACCATCTTCTTGCGCATCTTCTTCATTAGATGATTCAGTGCTATAATCTTCCTCTTCCATTGATCCAAAATTTCCAAATTAACCTGAAAATAGAGCCACTATGTCATGACCTTTGTATAAATATCCTTAGCGGAGGCATGATGAGCACACCTACAACTACAGCACTGTGTGCATCGTCACATATACTGTGAATAA
This portion of the Panicum virgatum strain AP13 chromosome 2N, P.virgatum_v5, whole genome shotgun sequence genome encodes:
- the LOC120661401 gene encoding protein FAR1-RELATED SEQUENCE 6-like, with product MEEEDYSTESSNEEDAQEDGEKEGNAAENEVFKPVDIDPACLPKVGMIFDSEEDAFQFYVTYGCHAGFGITRRSNNTFDGFRYRSTFICSKGGQSRLRSGVTRPARKRGMKTGCKAKMIVKDAHFQNRWEVIVLELEHNHPLDPSLLKFNRHLKNSPFSLNPPRMSESEGPQSSSAVALSSRGGDTAVTSSALIEFKTKIDRNRKLKLAEGDLEALLGFLNKMQDQNPCFFYSLDMNEQGQLRNVFWADAKSRSSYNYFGDVVAINVTNFSDQYDMQFVSFVGTNHHAQPVLLGCGLLAGRSLGAYVWLFGTWLRCMNARPPHSIITNYCHDVAIAIKKVFPNARHRFCLSHILNELPEKLEEMESKDEVISAFITLAYDYVTMPDFDKEWQDTIQHFRLEGNEWLSKLYEVRMQWAPVYVKDSFWAGLSVMDRSDSVTDYFDGWLASGTSLKMFVEQYEEAVKDKLEKESYEDLRSSQMRPPMMTGLPVEDQAAKVYTAEIFQKFLNEIGHSFNCNYSILDRNDSVVTYIVSEHINQTTKVDYKVVYDNVEDDIWCLCQLFQSKGILCRHSLTVLRQELVLIIPPKYIIHRWCKDCKQTCASISQPVSASNQELGSYDDLYKLGHQYFAEVVEFGSMNSESKEYALSIMRGIRDKVISYEKSLRDQRVDSHVSTANFAYNPVNEDFTDDALPISLSTKGWDLTQGQSKRSRKKKLATPTVLDTLKKKTKRAYNKRRNATANTVNTVVSATDSVTDATNAQANPVNEGWPLTSAGAPETFSYGVETISFDLSQYSNAPSFHWPESSSRSQIQ